The DNA region AGGTCGGTTGTGCGGTTCGGTGGCGCCAGGAACCGGTCCTGAATGTCTCTGACCAGGTCCTTCGGCTGGTTCAGGCGCAGAGCGAGCCGGTGGGCAGCCGAAATGCGTAGCGTTGGTGGCACCGACGAACTGGGAGGACCTGGTGATCGAACCGTTCGAGGTGCGGATCCCCGAAGTCGCCATCGAAGACCTGCGCACCCGGCTGCGCGCGACGCGCTGGCCCGAGCCGGCCACCGTCGACGACTGGGAACAGGGTGTCCCGCTGGACTTCGCGCGGGAGTTGTGCCGGTACTGGGCCGAAGACTACGACTTCGGGCTGGCCGCCCGGGTCAACGCTTTCCCGGGCTTCAAGACCACTGTGGACGGTCTCGGGATCCACTTCCTGCATGTTCGCTCGCCGGAGCCGGACGCGACGCCGCTCGTGCTCACGCATGGCTGGCCGGGGTCGGTCGTGGAGTTCCTCGACGTGCTCGGGCCGCTGACCGATCCCGTCGCGCACGGGGGCGATCCCGCGGACGCGTTCCATGTCGTGGCGCCGTCGCTGCCGGGGTTCGGCTGGAGCGGCAAACCGTCGTCGACGGGGTGGAACGTCGAGCGCATCGCCAGGGCCTGGGACGAGCTGATGGGCCGGCTCGGCTACGAGCGGTACGTCGCGCAGGGTGGCGACTGGGGCGCAGGGGTGACGAACATGCTCGCCAAGGTCGTCCCGGAGCGGCTGATCGGTGTCCACGTGAACATGGCGGGCGTCCCGTACGACGAGGCCGTGCTGGGTGAGCCGACGGCGGAGGAGAAATCGGCGATCGCCGATCTCGGGCGGTTCCGCGCAGTCGGGTCGGCGTACGCGCAGCAGCAGGCCACGCGTCCGCAGACCGTGGGCTACGGGCTCACCGACTCACCGGCGGCGCAGGCCGCGTGGATCGCCGAGAAGTTCTGGGAGTGGACCGACAACGACGGCTCGCCGGAGAGTGCGCTGTCCTGGCGGCGGATGCTCGACGCGATCTCCGTCTACTGGTTCACCGCGACGGCGGCCTCGTCGGCGCGGATCTACTGGGAGAGCAAGGAGCGGGACGTCTCGGTCGTTGAAGTTCCTTCGGGTATCTCCATCTTCCCGCGCGAGATCATCCGGCCGTCCCGGCGCTGGGCAGAGCTGCGCTACACCGATCTTCGCTGGTACGAGGTGCTGGCCAAGGGCGGTCACTTCGCCGCGTTCGAGCAGCCCGAGGCCTTCGTCGGCCAGTTGCGGGGTTCTTGCGGTCGCTTCGGTAGCGGTGCGTGGCGGTTCCAGGTTTCGGGAAGGCCCTCCTGGGGGATGGCTTCCTTGTGTGGCTTAAGACATGGTGAACTTAGGCTCACCTGTATTGCACATATGCGCATGTGACAATATATTCGGCCTGTCGACTTCACGAGAGGCGGAGCAATGGGTCACGGGCACGGGCATGGGACGGCCTCGCCGTCGAGCGCGTCAGGCCGCTACCTGAAGAGCTTGACGATCGCGCTGGTCATCGGCGCCGGCTTCATGGTCATGGAGTTCGTCGTCGGGTTCGCCACCGGCTCGCTCGCGCTGATCTCCGACGCCGCGCACATGTTCACCGACGTCCTCGGCGTCGGCATGGCGCTGGCGGCCATCCTGCTCGCCCGGCGCAGCGGCCCGACGCTCACCAGGACGTTCGGCTTCTACCGCGCCGAAGTGCTCGCCGCGCTGGGGAACGCCATCCTGTTGTTCGGCGTCGCGGGCTATGTCCTGGTCGAGGCCATCGGCCGGATCAGCGACCCGCCCGCCGTGCCCGGCCTGCCGGTCCTGCTGGCCGCCGCCGCGGGCCTCGTCGCCAACATCGTCTCCTTCATGGTCCTGCGCAAGGGCGCGGAGGAGAGCATCAACGTCCGGGGCGCGTACCTCGAAGTCCTCGCCGACCTGATCGGCTCCGTCGGGGTGCTGCTGAGCGGCGCGATCACGCTGCTGACCGGCTGGCGCTACGCCGACCCGATCATCGGTGTCGCGATCGGCCTGTTCGTCCTGCCGCGTACCTACGCCCTGGCCCGGCGCGCGCTGCGGATCCTGTTCCAGCACGCGCCCAAGGGCGTCGACGTCGCCGGGATCCAGGCCGAACTCGGCGGGCTGAAGGGCGTCGAGGACGTCCACGACCTGCACGTCTGGACGCTGACTTCGGGCATGGAGGTCGCTTCGGCGCACCTCACCATCGCGCCCACCGTCGAGCAGGCCGAGGTGCTCACCGAGGCGCAGAACCTCCTGGCGAACCGCTACTCGATCGAGCACGCGACCCTGCAGATAGAAGTGCCCCAGTGCGCGCAACGCTGCCGGGAACTCTCCTGGTAGCCCGCGTTTCGTCCTCTGAATGCGGTAGTTGGCAGAGCGAACTACCGGGCGTGACCGGCGATGACACGTGTCGTCCCTCTGAGCACATGTGTCGTCCATCCAGTCACGCGACATCGCCATCCGCGCATCCGGCGGTACGTAGTTGAGACGCACCTGGCTCTGACCCGAATCGCGAAGAATGTAAGGGTCAGGCGGGCAGGGGAGCGGCGCCGCGTTCCTGGAGCAGGCCCTTCATCAGGGTCATCTCCGCGCCCTGCGAAACGAGCATGCTCTGCGTCAGCGACTTCACGTCCGCGATCGACGTGTGGTCGTGGCCGTACTGTGCCATCTCCGTCCCGCCCATGTGGTGCCGCAGCATCAGCTGGAGGAAGAAGACGTCCATCTCCTTGCCGGTCAGCGACCGCAGTTTGGCGAGTTCGGCGGACGTCGCCATCCCCGGCATCGGCGCGCCGTTCGACGGCTTCATGTCGCCGCCGTGCCCGCCGTGGCCGGACGGCTCGGTCATCCACGTCATGTAGGCGCCGGTCGTCTGCTCGGGCTGGCCCCACAGGCCGAGCCAGCCCTTCATCCGGCCGACCTGCCCGGTCTGCGTGCGCTCGATGTCGAACGCGAGGGTCTTGATCGCCGGATCGGTCGTGTGGTCCCGCGCCCAGCCCGCCATGGTGACGGCCTGGAGGTGGTGCACCGACATGTCCTGCGCGAAGCCGACCTCGACCGAGCCCGCGCCGGGGTCTTCTGCTCCGGCTCGGAGTCGATCAGCCGGGTCGTCAGGGCGCCGAGGCCGAAGCCGAGGATCACCATGACGACCAGGGCGGCCCCGATCACCAGCCATCGGCTCTTGGCCGACCGTGAAGTGTCGTCGACGGTCTGGAGATCGGGGTCCACTTGGCTCACTTACTTGCTCGCGGGCGCCGAGGGCTGGGTCGCGGGCGCGGACGGCTGGCCGGCGCCGGGCTGGTCCTGCTGCGTGCCCGCGGTGCCCTTGTAGTCCATCGGCTTCGCGTCCGGCCCCGGCGGGGTCGGGTCGAAGTCGCCCGGCTCGATCTGCGCGTCGCAGGTGGCGTCACGTTCGGGGTACGCGCCGTACGGGTTGGTGCGCAGGGCGGCGATGAACTGGTCGATCCGCTCGTCGGAGGCGGAGTCCAGCTTCAGCTGGTGGCCCAGGACTGCAGCGAGATCGGCTTGTCCAGGTTCGGGTACGGCGACATCACCGTGTACGGCTTGCCCTCGACGCGCACCTTCAGCAGGTCGAGCGCCTCGCCGGTGATCTGCTGGGGGTTGTAGGCGATCCAGACCGCGCCGTGCTCGAGACCGTGGACCATGTTCTCGTTGCGGACGGCCTTCTCGTAGACGACGCCGTTGCACGCGGCCCAGGCCTGGTCGTGCGGACCGCCGAAGGGCGGGGTCTTGTCGTACGCGACGCGCTCGGCGGCCGAGACGTGCACGGAACCCTCATAGGTGGCCGTGGTCACGCCGGCGATCCGCTTGGACGGGTCCGGGTCCTGCTGCGAAGGCGCGAAGGCGGCCGCGGCCTCTTCGCGGCTCTTCTGATCGCGCTTGGGCGCCGAAGCGACCATGTAATAGGTGACCACCGAGGCAGCCAGGACGACGATCGCGACGACGGCGATGATCGTGCCCCAGGGCGTGCCCTTCTTGGACACGACGGAACTACGGGCGGCCTTCATGGCGTTCTTCGACGACGCGCCCTTTTTTCTGGTTGTCCCGTTAGCCATGGCTCCTGCGTTCTCCGAAGGGGGTGGTCCCTGCGCGGGCCAGTGTAGAGACCGCGCGTCTGATCACCGTGAACAGTCGCAAGATCACCGGCTTGGCTCACACCTTCCGGCGGTCGCTGCGAAGCCCGGACCAGGTCACACCTAGAATTCCGCGAGTGACTCCCGCAGCTCTCGCCGACCTGGTCCGTAACTCCGCCGTGCAGGTTCTCACCGCGCGCGGCCTCGACGATTCCGTGCTGCCGGAGAAGGTGACGATCGAGCGTCCCCGCAATCCCGAGCACGGCGATTACGCGACCAACCTGGCGCTGCAGGTGGCCAAGAAGGCGGGCATGAAGCCCCGCGACTTCGCCGACGCGCTGGCCGAGGCGCTCTCGGCCACCGACGGCATCGACTCGGCCGAGGTCGCCGGGCCGGGCTTCCTCAACCTGCGGCTCGCCGCCGACGCGCAGGGCCAGATCGTCCAGCAGGTGCTCGACGCCGGCGAGAAGTACGGCCTCGGCGACGCGCTCGCGGGCGTCAAGATCAACCTGGAGTTCGTCTCGGCGAACCCGACCGGCCCGATCCACCTCGGCGGCACCCGCTGGGCCGCGGTGGGCGACGCGCTGGGCCGCGTGCTGTCCGCACAGGGCGGCCTGGTCACCCGGGAGTACTACTTCAACGACCACGGCGCGCAGATCGACCGCTTCGTCCGGTCCCTGATCGCCGCCGCCAAGGGCGAGCCCGCCCCGAGGACGGCTACGCGGGCGGCTACATCAACGACATCGCCGCCGAGGTCATCCGCCAGGAGCCGAGCGCGCTCTCGCTGCCCGACGACGAGCGGGCCGAGACCTTCCGCCGCGTCGGCATCGAGCTGATGTTCACCGAGATCAAGCAGAGCCTGCACGAGTTCGGCACCGATTTCGACGTCTACTTCCACGAGAACTCGCTGCACGAGTCCGGCGCGGTGGCGTCCTCGGTCCAGCAGCTGAAGGACTCCGGGAACCTGTACTTCGAGGACGGCGCCTGGTGGCTCAAGTCCAAGGAGCACGGCGACGACAAGGACCGCGTCGTCATCAAGAAGGACGGCAACCCGGCCTACATCGCCGGTGACCTCGCCTACTTCCAGGACAAGCGCAAACGCGGCTTCGACCTCTGCATCTACATGCTCGGCGCGGACCACCACGGTTACATCGCCCGGCTCAAGGCCGCCGCTGCCGCCTTCGGTGACGACCCGGCCGTCGTCGAGGTGCTGATCGGCCAGATGGTCAACCTCGTCTCCGAGGGCAAACCCGTCCGGATGAGCAAGCGCGCCGGCACCGTGATCACCATGGAGGACCTCGTCGGCACCGTCGGCGTCGACGCGGCCCGCTACGAGCTGATCCGCTACTCCGTCGATTCCACTTTGGACATCGACCTGGACCTGCTTCGCAAGCACTCCAACGACAATCCGGTCTACTACGTCCAGTACGCCCACGCGCGGCTGGCCTCGTTGCAGCGCAACGCCGCCGACCTCGGCCTGAAAACGGATGGCGCTGTCGACTTCGGGCTGCTTACGCTGCCCGCCGAGGGCGATCTGATCCGCACGATCGGCGAATTCCCGACCATCCTCCGCCGGGCCGCACAGCTGCGCGAACCGCACCGCGTCGCCCGGTACCTCGAAGAACTCGCCGGCGCGTACCACAAGTTCTACACCGTGGGCCGTGTTCTTCCCCAGGGCGACGAGGAGGCCACCCCCCTCACGTTCGCCCGGCTCGCGCTGTGCCAGGCCGCCCGCCAGGTGCTGGCGAACGGCCTCAACGTGCTCGGTGTCTCTGCTCCGGAACGGATGTAACCCAGAATGGCTCACCCCGCGGGCCCCCGCCACGCCGACGTCTACCCCCACGCCGACGCCTCCGGTTTCCCGCCGTCGAGTCCGGAAGAACTCGACAGGCTGTACCCGAAAGTCTGGCCCCGCAACACTTTCCGCGGCGGCGACGGTGTCGTCCGCATCGCCGGCGTCGACGTCCGCGAACTCGCCGAGAAGTACGGCACGCCGCTGTTCGTCGTCGACGAGGCCGATTTCAAGTCCCGGTGCGCCGACTACGCCGAGGCGTTCGACGACCCGGCGCTCGTGCACTACGCGTCCAAGGCGTTCCTGTCCATCGAGATCGCCCGCTGGGTGGCCGAGCAGGGGCTGAGCCTGGACGTCTGCAGCGGCGGCGAGCTCGCCGTGGCGCAGCGCGCGAACTTCCCGGCCGAGCGGATCACCTTCCACGGCAACAACAAGTCGCTGTCCGAGCTGGAAGCCGCCGTCGAAGCCGGCGTCGGCACGGTCGTGGTCGACTCCTATTACGAGATCGCGCGGCTGGCCGACGTCGCCGCCCGCCACGACGTCGTGCAGAACGTCCTCATCCGGGTGACCGTCGGCGTCGAGGCGCACACCCACGAGTTCATCGCGACCGCGCACGAGGACCAGAAGTTCGGTTTCTCGCTGGCCTCCGGTGACGCGGCCGAGGCCGTGCGACGCGTGCTCAACGCGCCGTCGCTCAAGCTGATCGGCCTGCACAGCCACATCGGTTCGCAGATCTTCGACGCCGACGGTTTCGAGGTCGCGGCCCGCCGCGTGGTCGGCCTGCTGGCCGAACTCGCCAAGGAGCACGGCTCCGATCTGCTCGACCAGCTGTCGATCGTCGACCTCGGCGGTGGTTTCGGTATCGCCTACACCGACAAGGACAACCCGCCCCCGCCCGCGCAGATGATCACGCAGATCCGCGAGATCGTCCGCAAGGAATGCGAGTACGCGGGCCTTCCGGTGCCGAAGATCGCCGGCGAGCCCGGCCGCGCCATCGCCGGCCCCGGCACGATCACGCTGTACGAGGTCGGCACCATCAAGGACGTCTCGCTCGGCGACAAGGCCGCGCGCCGCTACGTCAGCGTCGACGGCGGGATGAGCGACAACATCCGCACCGCCCTC from Amycolatopsis sp. EV170708-02-1 includes:
- a CDS encoding cation diffusion facilitator family transporter, giving the protein MGHGHGHGTASPSSASGRYLKSLTIALVIGAGFMVMEFVVGFATGSLALISDAAHMFTDVLGVGMALAAILLARRSGPTLTRTFGFYRAEVLAALGNAILLFGVAGYVLVEAIGRISDPPAVPGLPVLLAAAAGLVANIVSFMVLRKGAEESINVRGAYLEVLADLIGSVGVLLSGAITLLTGWRYADPIIGVAIGLFVLPRTYALARRALRILFQHAPKGVDVAGIQAELGGLKGVEDVHDLHVWTLTSGMEVASAHLTIAPTVEQAEVLTEAQNLLANRYSIEHATLQIEVPQCAQRCRELSW
- the lysA gene encoding diaminopimelate decarboxylase; this translates as MAHPAGPRHADVYPHADASGFPPSSPEELDRLYPKVWPRNTFRGGDGVVRIAGVDVRELAEKYGTPLFVVDEADFKSRCADYAEAFDDPALVHYASKAFLSIEIARWVAEQGLSLDVCSGGELAVAQRANFPAERITFHGNNKSLSELEAAVEAGVGTVVVDSYYEIARLADVAARHDVVQNVLIRVTVGVEAHTHEFIATAHEDQKFGFSLASGDAAEAVRRVLNAPSLKLIGLHSHIGSQIFDADGFEVAARRVVGLLAELAKEHGSDLLDQLSIVDLGGGFGIAYTDKDNPPPPAQMITQIREIVRKECEYAGLPVPKIAGEPGRAIAGPGTITLYEVGTIKDVSLGDKAARRYVSVDGGMSDNIRTALYDAVYDCRLVSRSSDDDGDGQAGAALSRVVGKHCESGDIVVRDCWLPDTLAPGDLLAVAATGAYCYSMASGYNRQPRPAVVAVRNGSARVLLRRETTDDMLRLEV
- a CDS encoding epoxide hydrolase family protein: MIEPFEVRIPEVAIEDLRTRLRATRWPEPATVDDWEQGVPLDFARELCRYWAEDYDFGLAARVNAFPGFKTTVDGLGIHFLHVRSPEPDATPLVLTHGWPGSVVEFLDVLGPLTDPVAHGGDPADAFHVVAPSLPGFGWSGKPSSTGWNVERIARAWDELMGRLGYERYVAQGGDWGAGVTNMLAKVVPERLIGVHVNMAGVPYDEAVLGEPTAEEKSAIADLGRFRAVGSAYAQQQATRPQTVGYGLTDSPAAQAAWIAEKFWEWTDNDGSPESALSWRRMLDAISVYWFTATAASSARIYWESKERDVSVVEVPSGISIFPREIIRPSRRWAELRYTDLRWYEVLAKGGHFAAFEQPEAFVGQLRGSCGRFGSGAWRFQVSGRPSWGMASLCGLRHGELRLTCIAHMRM